The nucleotide sequence CTTTAGCTCATCCAGGAtcattcttcaggaagaagggcttattcctgaagaagggcttctgccagaaacgtcgattctcctgctccttggatgctgcctgacctgctgcgcttttccagcaacacattttcagctatgaaccACTCCCTGTCAAAACATTTGCCCATCAtgcctttttcaaatctctctactCTCGCCTTAAAATGTGCCCccccccctagtcttgaactcccccgccccagggaaaagacacctgtcattcaccctatccatgtccctcatgattttataaacctcgaaggtcacccctcagcctcccacgctcccactctatccagcctctccttataactcaaaccttctgttcccggcaacatcctgggaaatctcttctgaaccctctccagattaataatctccttcctataacagggtgactagaaccagacacagtattccagaaaaggcctgaCCAGtggcctgtacaacctcaacatggcatcccaactctcTGGAACGATTGGCCTTTCTGTGGTTggctctggagtgggacttgtgAAGACATCATTGTTTTAGCCTTCCCCATGTTGATTAATGGTGGGCGAGTGGTCACTGCAGCATTACATCAATCCCCAACTCAGCTCACTAACACCCTTGAGTTATGGCAGTAGCCAGTTCTCCTCAAACTCCAGGTAATTTACAGCTCCTACCCCTGGAGACCAGAGATTTGGAGGCTGGGGGTGAGTAATATCAGGTGGGATATTGGAAGCCATGATGCCACTCACTGGTGTCTTACCATCTGCGCAGGTGGGTCTTGGATGATCCTGGGTGAGCTAAAGCAACCAACTAATGGCCTTCCTGTCCctcagcagttaactgtcaatcttcgTTCTCAGGCCAGACTTGGCAAGTGAAGACTGACAGTTCACTGTTATGACCACATCTCTGAGCTGATGATGCCCCAACCAATAAGGATTTGgcgatgccggttttggactggggacCAGGCAGATAGACCTGGGATATTGGTGAACACACTGGagtgaccctcggacagtgcctagtcactcagcgctgaccctcggacagtgcggcgctccctcagcgctgaccctccgacagtgcctagtccctcagcgctgaccctcggacagtgcggcgctccctcagcgctgaccctccgacagtgcggcgctccctcagcgctgaccctccgacagtgcggcgctccctcagcgctgaccctccgacagtgcggcgctccctcagcgctgaccctccgacagtgcggcgctccctcagcgctgaccctccgacagtgcggcgctccctcagcgctgaccctccgacagtgcggcgctccctcagcgctgaccctccgacagtgcggcgctccctcagcgctgaccctccgacagtgcggcgctccctcagcgctgaccctccgacagtgcctagtccctcagcgctgaccctcggacagtgcNNNNNNNNNNNNNNNNNNNNNNNNNNNNNNNNNNNNNNNNNNNNNNNNNNNNNNNNNNNNNNNNNNNNNNNNNNNNNNNNNNNNNNNNNNNNNNNNNNNNNNNNNNNNNNNNNNNNNNNNNNNNNNNNNNNNNNNNNNNNNNNNNNNNNNNNNNNNNNNNNNNNNNNNNNNNNNNNNNNNNNNNNNNNNNNNNNNNNNNNNNNNNNNNNNNNNNNNNNNNNNNNNNNNNNNNNNNNNNNNNNNNNNNNNNNNNNNNNNNNNNNNNNNNNNNNNNNNNNNNNNNNNNNNNNNNNNNNNNNNNNNNNNNNNNNNNNNNNNNNNNNNNNNNNNNNNNNNNNNNNNNNNNNNNNNNNNNNNNNNNNNNNNNNNNNNNNNNNNNNNNNNNNNNNNNNNNNNNNNNNNNNNNNNNNNNNNNNNNNNNNNNNNNNNNNNNACAGCACCCACCCTCCGACAGCGCTcgccctccgacagcgcccgccctccgacagcgcccgcccTCCGACAgcggcggccctccctcagcgccCACCCTCCGACAGCGGCGGCGCTCCGTCAgcggcggccctccctcagcgccCACCCTCCGTCAgcggcggccctccctcagcgccCACCCTCCGTCAgcggcggccctccctcagcaccgaaCCCCCGACAGTGCCCagtccctcagcaccgaccctccaacagtgcaacactccgtCAGCgccgaccctccaacagtgcggctctccctcagcgctgaccctccaacagtgcggtgtTCCCTCAGATCTCACTCAAGAGTGTTACTTCATCGTGCGATTTGAATCTGACCCCTTTGTGACGTGGAGTATCTTCCCTCCGGTTGTGGAGAGTGGGAGTGCCCATGGAAGTCAGGCTGTGGtatttgttggggggggggggccagTGCAGAGCAGAGGAAGACATGTCCCATCTGCTTGTGCTCAGCACACAGCAACTCCCGCCAATGTTCCATTTCATTCAGTTGTAATCAAATCAGCTCCTTCCTTCAGGTCCTTAATGTtcagagtgagcccagtgttgaAGCTTGTTattcacaaagtcaatgcaaGATAAAAAAACTTCAACTGTAATAATTAGTAGACAGAGTATTTTCCTTTGAAATTGCTTTTAACTGTAAGGCATCATTGATACGAGTCTGTCTCAAGTCTTCTTTGGACCATCTGAACTGCATAGTTACGCACTCAACTGAGATTAAGGTACAGCTTTGAGGGATTTCTGCACTTCTGCCATTTGGAAAAATCATGGAAATTAAAATGCAGCAATAAGTCCTCGAGGGAGCCTGTCTCTGCGCTCCCGTGATTCTCACGTGGGTTCGGTGTCATTTGAAGAGACAAGTACTGAAAGTTCCTGGTCCTGAGAAATCTGTCCCCCGGGGGGTGTGAGGGGGGTTAATGTCACTTTAAATCAATGTTATTTTGTTTGTCAGCTTTTTACAGTGTGCGCTGCTGGGAACGTAGGGACAGGAGGGGCAGCCAAACCACTCCCCGCCCTCTTCAAAAATTTGATTAAATTGTGTTGTTAAGTGTATTAAAAACTAAAACagaatttttaatcaggaagggaatcgagggttatggggaaaaagcagggaagcagatttgaggattatctgatagccatgatctcgttgaatgggaaagctgactcgatgggctgaatggcctctctgcaTTCCTGTAGCTCATAGTCTGAGATGTGGGAGTTACTCTCCCAGCTATTCCCCAGATTTCAACAACAATTAATACTCTCTCTGAACAAATCTCTGCTTACTGATATTTCTAATTGACCCCCAGACTCCATAGTTTTTGGTTGGGGATTGACTTAGCGATTTTCTAACAGCTCCCTGCTATTATAAGTGTGGAAAAAGTTCTGTAGGGAGATAAAGCACATCAACTCCACAAACACTTCcttctgtaagttagctcgctgagctggaaggtttgttttcagacatttcgtcgcCATGACTAAGGAACATCATCAAATAGAGAGAtgggccataccaccaatgcttcaccggagactctctcTGATGATGTTcactagtcatggtgacgaaacgtctaaaaCCAAACCTTatagctcagtgagctaacttacagacttatcatcaacctgagctacaaatctgctcaaaaATCACTAAACACTTAGCTCCTTTTGATGAAAATGGGGACAGATTATTTTGGGATTTTAACATGTTTATAATGGTGATGGTTTGTCTTATATCAATGTTGGCTTGAACCACATTGGGAGTCATTTGGATTCCTTACACACTATAATTGCAGCACCCATTACGGTCCCTCACTCCCTCTGCCATCAGATTACAGACCATTAAAAACAGCTCACTAGCTTATGTTCAGGAGATGATCCCCTTCCCGCCCATTTCCTTTACTGAAGGTACATTTTCCCCATTCATGTCCCAGCTCTCAGTCTCCAGGAAGGTGTCGGTCTTAAATCAGCTGCCACTGAGCTTCAACTGAATAAACCTtaaactagaaattgctggagaaactaagcaggtctggcagcatctcccgagagagaaacacacacagttaatgtttcaggtctgtatTGACTCCTACAGAACTGGAAATCTTCCAAATAAtcaaactggactcaaaatattagttctgtttctctttcgGGAGATGATGCCAGATTtgcttgagtttctccagcaatttctggttttatttccgatttccagcattttctgtagtTTGCTTTCACCAGACGGTTATGCAGCCTCGCCCTCCCTCCCAACCTCTGTCACGTCCTCcagcccctccctatctctgtaacccctccagccccaacaccccctccctatctcagtcACCCTCACCAgctcctacaccccctccctatctctgtaacccctccctatctctgtcacccccagATTGGGTTTTCCaacagattagattctctacagtgtggaaacatgccctactgcccaacaagtccacactgaccctccgaagagtaacctacccagacacattcctcGATCCATTATTTATCCCTGACTTAacgcaccgaacactatggacaatttagcatggccaattcacctaacctgcacatctttggactgtgggaggaaaccggagcacccggaggaaacccacgcagacacggggagaatgtgcaaactccacacagtcgcctgagggaggAATCAAGGGAGAGAGCATtacctaccactgagccaccctgctggacaatggattcatggtcatcattagatgcttAATCTTTATTGAATTTACATTCTCCTTTGCAGATGAAGTGACAGCACTCCAGCACCCAGGTCCGTTTGGACATGTGGTCATTCAAGATCCAACCCCTCTCCTCTACGCCCAGGAGAACATTGTCCAGCTCTCCGTTTCCAAAGCCAAGTCTGAAATCTCCAGCCTGCAGCTACGCGATCCCAGAGAAGATGCATCATCACAGCAAAGAGCCAACTCAATAGCACGGGACATCTCCTCACTGGAGAACTCCTTACCCACAAGCCCTCAATCCCCCAACATTACCTCCCCTGACTCGCTGCCTCTCGGGGTCAGCACTGAGCTTCCTTCTTTCACTCGGATTAGCTCAggacccctgtcactgacttccaCACCCCCTGGTTCCTCCTCAGCAAACCTTCCTGTGTCTGGAATTGGCCCCTCATTGACAACAGGTCTCACAGCGCAGTCACCTACCTCAGAATGTCTGGCTCACACTCAGCACAGCCCACTCCCCCCGTGTAAGACCAGACCAGTTCCTCCCCCCTCCCAGACAGGTCCCAGAGCATCCTCCCCTCTCTCTGGGCGTTCCAGCCCACTGCCCTTGGTCAGACACATGGACCAGTCTCTGGTCTCGGACTGGTCCGATACGGCACCAAAGGGAATTTTACAAACAGGCACCAAGAGGACAAACCCAAAAACTCCGCCATCCCTCCCTCAAACTCCCGACCACTCTCAGTCACCGTCTCTGCTGCTCTGTAACCCTCTGGAACAGACCCCCCATTCTAGTGCTCTCAAGGGGTGTGGTGTCAGGGAACACCACCCCAAGGGATGTGGTGTTGGGGAGACCCGCCTAGGTAGGTGTGGTTTGGAGGTGCCCCACCCTCATGGGTGTGGTTTGGAGGAGCCCTACCCTGGtgggagtggtttggaggagcCCCGCCCTGGtgggagtggtttggaggagcCCAGCCTGGGTGGCTGTGGTTTGGAGGAGCCCTGCCCTCGTGGGTGTGATTTGGACGAGCCCTGCCCTGGGGGGTGTGGTTTGGAGGAGCCCCGCCCCCAGGAGGGCGTAGCCGCTCATCGGGGCAGGGGCTCGGTAGCTCGTTCGTTGTCGTGTCCGGTCCCTGGTGCCCCTCACGAGGCCGCTCTGCCCAAGCCTGGCAGCCCGCTGGCGTGCGAAGGCTCCGAGTTCTGCTGCTCGCTGCCGCCATGGGTCAGCCTCCGGGGCAGGTCCCCATCCCCCTCTGCCATCCGGCAGCTGGAGCAGTCCTCCAGGGGCACCGCCAACCTAGGCCGTGCCACCCACACCGTCCAACCCTCACCCACCATGGGCCCTGAGGCCAAGCCTCCGCCTTCCCCTCTGCCATCGCGGACAGACCCCTCCTCGCAGGTGTGCCCGCCCTCAGGGCCCGGGCCCCTGAGCTCCGGGAGCCGTGCGGGAGGTTCGCCCGGTCCAGGGGTGGTTGGCAAGCCCTGCTGTACCGTGATCCCAGGGGACAGTGTGGAGACCCAGCCTCTTTCGCTGAGCCTCCGCCTACGATCACCTTCCCCTTATCGACGTCAGCAGTGTCTGCGGGTACCGGATACAATGGGCGCCAACCCACGTGAAGAACTGCCAACGTTCAGCAATCTGAGGCCTGCCTCCCTCCAACTGTGCCCAGCCATCGGGCCCACGGTCCACTCCCCTCCACCCCGTGCTAGCTCTCCACCGGGGCAGGCTCCCTCCCTGTTGGCTACAAATCCTCGGTCACCTTCTCCGGCTCTTCCTGTCCCCAGGCCTCAGTTCCCAAGAGGGAGCATTAATTCCTTACCTTTGCCTGATGGGCCTCAGGTCTACCACTCTGACAAAGCGGACCAGGCCCGGTTTCCAGACTCCGACCTCGGGGTCTGCTTACCTCCCCCCACGGTCAGATCCTGGTCAAACCGAGGCTCCTCCCTGAGGGGGTGCGAGGAGCCAGGTACACCCTCCAGGCCTCACTCTCCCGGCGATCGGAATGTCCCGGAACCAGCGCCGAGGTTACGTTCCCCCTCTCCACCGTCTGGATCCCCCTGGCCGGAGTCCTCCTCTTCCCAACGTTCCGTGTTCCCGACACAATCTGACAGAAAGCTCCGGGAACGGCGCCCCTCGGAAGACACAGAGTTACCGGATGCAGTGGTCTCTCCTGGGGCCGGCTCTGCGCTGTGCTCGTCCGCTGATGATCCGGAACTTTCCGTCAGCCCTCAGCCTCGCGCCAGTCCAGGGTGCCAGCCCCCAGTGCGCTCCGAGACCCCCAAAGATCCAGCGCCCTCGGTCAGGGGCCGGTCGCTGACCTCTCCGTTGGCAACAGCCCCTGCCTGGGCACTCTATTTGCCGACCCGAGGTCACTCAGTCGAGGTCTTCTGCCCCATGCCCTTCCCCAGGCCCAGGGTTCACTCCCCGGTGTCTGTCACGAGGCTTGACTTCACTTCCCCAGAAATGTCCACCTCCAGGTGTCCATCTCCATCGCCCTCCCAGAGCTCCTCAAGGTCGGGCTCTCCTACCCCGCCTTGGGCTGGACGGCAGAGCCAATCGCCACCCTCCTCATCCTCCGACTCATCGCCGTCCTGTcagagacccacagcaatgtcccCAGTGCCCTCTCCTTCCAGCCCAGGGACTGGGGCCTACCACTCAGTGATTCAACAAATAGCCAACGGCTCTTGTGTTGGTGTCAAGGACCAATGGGGCACCCCGTTGGGCGGTAGTGTTGGCAAAGACTGTGCCCAAGTGCGATTGGAGCACAGGGAGCAGTCCTGCCCTGTCTCTCCCCCTCAGCCTCGGGCCGGAGGTGAAACTATCCGGTGGACTGAGGGTCTAGATTCTGTGGTGTGTCCCCTCATCAGCCCAGAGCCAGTCTCCATCGTGGGACCATCTCCGTGTGGCCAGGAGGCTGAGACAGAGGACGGAGACAGGGAGATGTTTACGGGCGTGGGGTCGGCTCACCGTCCGAGCACCAACCCTAGCAGCAGTCAGATGGAGCAGTGCCATGTTCTGAGGCCTGGCAGGGAGCTGGGCAGAGAGAAAGGGAACATAAAGACCAGCTATTCGACCACAGTGAACCTGCAGATTGGGGGCAGTGGGAAGAGAGCGACTTTCAGCAGAGCTCAGGTCAGTCTAACCCAGATGTTCCTCCCAGCGGCTGGCCAGTCAATCAGGAAGGTCAATGGGAGCAGTGGGACCTCCCGGACAACGTGATGACAGGCGGACAGCTTCAAACTGCCAAAGAACCTCATTTTTATTCCATTAGAGAACGTCACAaagagcacacacacacaccaacgatctctctctcactcactcactcactcactcacaccaaccaactctctctcacacacacaccaaccaactctctctctctctcacacacacacacacacacacacacNNNNNNNNNNNNNNNNNNNNNNNNNNNNNNNNNNNNNNNNNNNNNNNNNNNNNNNNNNNNNNNNNNNNNNNNNNNNNNNNNNNNNNNNNNNNNNNNNNNNNNNNNNNNNNNNNNNNNNNNNNNNNNNNNNNNNNNNNNNNNNNNNNNNNNNNNNNNNNNNNNNNNNNNNNNNNNNNNNNNNNNNNNNNNNNNNNNNNNNNNNNNNNNNNNNNNNNNNNNNNNNNNNNNNNNNNNNNNNNNNNNNNNNNNNNNNNNNNNNNNNNNNNNNNNNNNNNNNNNNNNNNNNNNNNNNNNNNNNNNNNNNNNNNNNNNNNNNNNNNNNNNNNNNNNNNNNNNNNNNNNNNNNNNNNNNNNNNNNNNNNNNNNNNNNNNNNNNNNNNNNNNNNNNNNNNNNNNNNNNNNNNNNNNNNNNNNNNNNNNNNNNNNNNNNNNNNNNNNNNNNNNNNNNNNNNNNNNNNNNNNNNNNNNNNNNNNNNNNNNNNNNNNNNNNNNNNNNNNNNNNNNNNNNNNNNNNNNNNNNNNNNNNNNNNNNNNNNNNNNNNNNNNNNNNNNNNNNNNNNNNNNNNNNNNNNNNNNNNNNNNNNNNNNNNNNNNNNNNNNNNNNNNNNNNNNNNNNNNNNNNNNNNNNNNNNNNNNNNNNNNNNNNNNNNNNNNNNNNNNNNNNNNNNNNNNNNNNNNNNNNNNNNNNNNNNNNNNNNNNNNNNNNNNNNNNNNNNNNNNNNNNNNNNNNNNNNNNNNNNNNNNNNNNNNNNNNNNNNNNNNNNNNNNNNNNNNNNNNNNNNNNNNNNNNNNNNNNNNNNNNNNNNNNNNNNNNNNNNNNNNNNNNNNNNNNNNNNNNNNNNNNNNNNNNNNNNNNNNNNNNNNNNNNNNNNNNNNNNNNNNNNNNNNNNNNNNNNNNNNNNNNNNNNNNNNNNNNNNNNNNNNNNNNNNNNNNNNNNNNNNNNNNNNNNNNNNNNNNNNNNNNNNNNNNNNNNNNNNNNNNNNNNNNNNNNNNNNNNNNNNNNNNNNNNNNNNNNNNNNNNNNNNNNNNNNNNNNNNNNNNNNNNNNNNNNNNNNNNNNNNNNNNNNNNNNNNNNNNNNNNNNNNNNNNNNNNNNNNNNNNNNNNNNNNNNNNNNNNNNNNNNNNNNNNNNNNNNNNNNNNNNNNNNNNNNNNNNNNNNNNNNNNNNNNNNNNNNNNNNNNNNNNNNNNNNNNNNNNNNNNNNNNNNNNNNNNNNNNNNNNNNNNNNNNNNNNNNNNNNNNNNNNNNNNNNNNNNNNNNNNNNNNNNNNNNNNNNNNNNNNNNNNNNNNNNNNNNNNNNNNNNNNNNNNNNNNNNNNNNNNNNNNNNNNNNNNNNNNNNNNNNNNNNNNNNNNNNNNNNNNNNNNNNNNNNNNNNNNNNNNNNNNNNNNNNNNNNNNNNNNNNNNNNNNNNNNNNNNNNNNNNNNNNNNNNNNNNNNNNNNNNNNNNNNNNNNNNNNNNNNNNNNNNNNNNNNNNNNNNNNNNNNNNNNNNNNNNNNNNNNNNNNNNNNNNNNNNNNNNNNNNNNNNNNNNNNNNNNNNNNNNNNNNNNNNNNNNNNNNNNNNNNNNNNNNNNNNNNNNNNNNNNNNNNNNNNNNNNNNNNNNNNNNNNNNNNNNNNNNNNNNNNNNNNNNNNNNNNNNNNNNNNNNNNNNNNNNNNNNNNNNNNNNNNNNNNNNNNNNNNNNNNNNNNNNNNNNNNNNNNNNNNNNNNNNNNNNNNNNNNNNNNNNNNNNNNNNNNNNNNNNNNNNNNNNNNNNNNNNNNNNNNNNNNNNNNNNNNNNNNNNNNNNNNNNNNNNNNNNNNNNNNNNNNNNNNNNNNNNNNNNNNNNNNNNNNNNNNNNNNNNNNNNNNNNNNNNNNNNNNNNNNNNNNNNNNNNNNNNNNNNNNNNNNNNNNNNNNNNNNNNNNNNNNNNNNNNNNNNNNNNNNNNNNNNNNNNNNNNNNNNNNNNNNNNNNNNNNNNNNNNNNNNNNNNNNNNNNNNNNNNNNNNNNNNNNNNNNNNNNNNNNNNNNNNNNNNNNNNNNNNNNNNNNNNNNNNNNNNNNNNNNNNNNNNNNNNNNNNNNNNNNNNNNNNNNNNNNNNNNNNNNNNNNNNNNNNNNNNNNNNNNNNNNNNNNNNNNNNNNNNNNNNNNNNNNNNNNNNNNNNNNNNNNNNNNNNNNNNNNNNNNNNNNNNNNNNNNNNNNNNNNNNNNNNNNNNNNNNNNNNNNNNNNNNNNNNNNNNNNNNNNNNNNNNNNNNNNNNNNNNNNNNNNNNNNNNNNNNNNNNNNNNNNNNNNNNNNNNNNNNNNNNNNNNNNNNNNNNNNNNNNNNNNNNNNNNNNNNNNNNNNNNNNNNNNNNNNNNNNNNNNNNNNNNNNNNNNNNNNNNNNNNNNNNNNNNNNNNNNNNNNNNNNNNNNNNNNNNNNNNNNNNNNNNNNNNNNNNNNNNNNNNNNNNNNNNNNNNNNNNNNNNNNNNNNNNNNNNNNNNNNNNNNNNNNNNNNNNNNNNNNNNNNNNNNNNNNNNNNNNNNNNNNNNNNNNNNNNNNNNNNNNNNNNNNNNNNNNNNNNNNNNNNNNNNNNNNNNNNNNNNNNNNNNNNNNNNNNNNNNNNNNNNNNNNNNNNNNNNNNNNNNNNNNNNNNNNNNNNNNNNNNNNNNNNNNNNNNNNNNNNNNNNNNNNNNNNNNNNNNNNNNNNNNNNNNNNNNNNNNNNNNNNNNNNNNNNNNNNNNNNNNNNNNNNNNNNNNNNNNNNNNNNNNNNNNNNNNNNNNNNNNNNNNNNNNNNNNNNNNNNNNNNNNNNNNNNNNNNNNNNNNNNNNNNNNNNNNNNNNNNNNNNNNNNNNNNNNNNNNNNNNNNNNNNNNNNNNNNNNNNNNNNNNNNNNNNNNNNNNNNNNNNNNNNNNNNNNNNNNNNNNNNNNNNNNNNNNNNNNNNNNNNNNNNNNNNNNNNNNNNNNNNNNNNNNNNNNNNNNNNNNNNNNNNNNNNNNNNNNNNNNNNNNNNNNNNNNNNNNNNNNNNNNNNNNNNNNNNNNNNNNNNNNNNNNNNNNNNNNNNNNNNNNNNNNNNNNNNNNNNNNNNNNNNNNNNNNNNNNNNNNNNNNNNNNNNNNNNNNNNNNNNNNNNNNNNNNNNNNNNNNNNNNNNNNNNNNNNNNNNNNNNNNNNNNNNNNNNNNNNNNNNNNNNNNNNNNNNNNNNNNNNNNNNNNNNNNNNNNNNNNNNNNNNNNNNNNNNNNNNNNNNNNNNNNNNNNNNNNNNNNNNNNNNNNNNNNNNNNNNNNNNNNNNNNNNNNNNNNNNNNNNNNNNNNNNNNNNNNNNNNNNNNNNNNNNNNNNNNNNNNNNNNNNNNNNNNNNNNNNNNNNNNNNNNNNNNNNNNNNNNNNNNNNNNNNNNNNNNNNNNNNNNNNNNNNNNNNNNNNNNNNNNNNNNNNNNNNNNNNNNNNNNNNNNNNNNNNNNNNNNNNNNNNNNNNNNNNNNNNNNNNNNNNNNNNNNNNNNNNNNNNNNNNNNNNNNNNNNNNNNNNNNNNNNNNNNNNNNNNNNNNNNNNNNNNNNNNNNNNNNNNNNNNNNNNNNNNNNNNNNNNNNNNNNNNNNNNNNNNNNNNNNNNNNNNNNNNNNNNNNNNNNNNNNNNNNNNNNNNNNNNNNNNNNNNNNNNNNNNNNNNNNNNNNNNNNNNNNNNNNNNNNNNNNNNNNNNNNNNNNNNNNNNNNNNNNNNNNNNNNNNNNNNNNNNNNNNNNNNNNNNNNNNNNNNNNNNNNNNNNNNNNNNNNNNNNNNNNNNNNNNNNNNNNNNNNNNNNNNNNNNNNNNNNNNNNNNNNNNNNNNNNNNNNNNNNNNNNNNNNNNNNNNNNNNNNNNNNNNNNNNNNNNNNNNNNNNNNNNNNNNNNNNNNNNNNNNNNNNNNNNNNNNNNNNNNNNNNNNNNNNNNNNNNNNNNNNNNNNNNNNNNNNNNNNNNNNNNNNNNNNNNNNNNNNNNNNNNNNNNNNNNNNNNNNNNNNNNNNNNNNNNNNNNNNNNNNNNNNNNNNNNNNNNNNNNNNNNNNNNNNNNNNNNNNNNNNNNNNNNNNNNNNNNNNNNNNNNNNNNNNNNNNNNNNNNNNNNNNNNNNNNNNNNNNNNNNNNNNNNNNNNNNNNNNNNNNNNccaactctctcactcacacacacacacaccaaccaactctcacacatacacacacacacaccaaccaactcacacacacagggacacagacaATCAGATGCACAGAAAGTGTCCAGACTCACCAGCACTGGCTCTGGCCCCAACCAGGAAGACTGCTACGTTCCAGAAACACTTTGGGGAAGAATGGAAATGATGAACATTGACTTTGAGAATGTGGGAGCACCTTACTGCTGATGATGGAATCTGCACTGGAAACAATGAACATTGGAGATCtgagcgggtcaggcagcatccgtccAGAGAGGGAAAGCTAAagtcgagtctagatgactcttcatcggaACTGAGGTGAAGTGTGGAgaattctcacattccgatcatttAATCTGAACCATCAACTCCTTTCCTTCCACCTCCCCCTGCACTATTGCATAAACGTTGTCCCCACCACACTTCATATCAGCTTGGATGAAGATTCAGCTAGATTCGAAATgttcacttgctctctctctccatggatgctgtctgacctgctgtgatctccagcatttgttgctttcagttgaCTTTGAGAATGTGGGAATTATCAGAAAAGCGAGAGACATTCTGATGGGACTCTCCCGTGGGGCAGTGAAACGAAATGAGTATTCTGTAGGGGCTGAACCTAAACAAACAGGCAAGTGCATGAATGTGACACAGATTGACGGAGTGGGCTGGGGGTGGATTTGATTCACCAATAAAGCCTTTCCTTTAATGGGGGGGTGACTTGACAGCAAGGAGGAAAATCAAATTCGAATTATCCTAACAGCGTAGAAATGTGCGACTCTTTGTCCAGAATTGGAACTTCCGAGGCTGAGATCAACAGGTTTTGTTTCCCCCCAATTGGATTAATTTACCAAAGGATACAGAAGCAGAAGTTGGGAAATAGAgctggatcaaccatgatctcatccATGATGGTAAGGAGCcagggttggacaaggtcagaagtcatatgacaccaggttatcgtccaacaggtttatttgaataaatttgtGGAGCATTAATAATAGAAAAGACATTTGAGCCTCTTACAAAGATTGGAGGACTacaaaaactcacttccagagataagAACGCATGTTGAGGAACAGGAAGTTGAAATGACAAGATTAGCTGTAGAGATGATAGATTAATAAATAGTGCATAAATCGAAACCTACCTTCAAGTTATTGCTCAAACAAGTTAGAATGAgtcaagcttgtgatttcaaataaacctgttggattataacctggcatcg is from Chiloscyllium plagiosum isolate BGI_BamShark_2017 chromosome 41, ASM401019v2, whole genome shotgun sequence and encodes:
- the LOC122542740 gene encoding uncharacterized protein LOC122542740, yielding METLSLLGSATTLASSMVEMEVGTETKAGDSGSLETPDCPFRDEASPDRIAQSGADKQEDAEQYEESPEFGGISNIDLEMEQIFANMELLQKKAPEDLGAIVEEPSFQLGAVSEGDSLLDVYEDTDVEVSGISLLDIAYVNGTEESQTCNSESSEDNDLQRQTQGVGEAGRDAEGSRGVCTCSGSVCTCSGGVGTCSGGVGACANGRRACGGAACEDQHSSRHDGEESQSGSEESFKLNGYPAAMESESAARGEMEDSGHSNGLAEGAGVIKGSLRVENDRLLIEKIKKYYESAEMANDQSYLQRRESISFIPTGVVRDSILRFNYQSIPEGPSGKASGHSRSAVSGSDPQTPPGGGQLPLGSARVPAAPGAAAEPPAEFRSSAEIIKVWREMEKAAHFCHQHEAWGGCRKAVAESEGPPGPRYTEPLLIVEDSDLRPSTDLPKAPADVQEGNRRDRGPEVEASRGDESLPAGRVPCTPCWASHGLPRCGGLHSCLLQSSEKIMSRVQVLAQMYSQRVSRRKAAMPRRIWELEPKARAEEQPRRRRPGLRVTRAREEVYVETDDEVTALQHPGPFGHVVIQDPTPLLYAQENIVQLSVSKAKSEISSLQLRDPREDASSQQRANSIARDISSLENSLPTSPQSPNITSPDSLPLGVSTELPSFTRISSGPLSLTSTPPGSSSANLPVSGIGPSLTTGLTAQSPTSECLAHTQHSPLPPCKTRPVPPPSQTGPRASSPLSGRSSPLPLVRHMDQSLVSDWSDTAPKGILQTGTKRTNPKTPPSLPQTPDHSQSPSLLLCNPLEQTPHSSALKGCGVREHHPKGCGVGETRLGRCGLEVPHPHGCGLEEPYPGGSGLEEPRPGGSGLEEPSLGGCGLEEPCPRGCDLDEPCPGGCGLEEPRPQEGVAAHRGRGSVARSLSCPVPGAPHEAALPKPGSPLACEGSEFCCSLPPWVSLRGRSPSPSAIRQLEQSSRGTANLGRATHTVQPSPTMGPEAKPPPSPLPSRTDPSSQVCPPSGPGPLSSGSRAGGSPGPGVVGKPCCTVIPGDSVETQPLSLSLRLRSPSPYRRQQCLRVPDTMGANPREELPTFSNLRPASLQLCPAIGPTVHSPPPRASSPPGQAPSLLATNPRSPSPALPVPRPQFPRGSINSLPLPDGPQVYHSDKADQARFPDSDLGVCLPPPTVRSWSNRGSSLRGCEEPGTPSRPHSPGDRNVPEPAPRLRSPSPPSGSPWPESSSSQRSVFPTQSDRKLRERRPSEDTELPDAVVSPGAGSALCSSADDPELSVSPQPRASPGCQPPVRSETPKDPAPSVRGRSLTSPLATAPAWALYLPTRGHSVEVFCPMPFPRPRVHSPVSVTRLDFTSPEMSTSRCPSPSPSQSSSRSGSPTPPWAGRQSQSPPSSSSDSSPSCQRPTAMSPVPSPSSPGTGAYHSVIQQIANGSCVGVKDQWGTPLGGSVGKDCAQVRLEHREQSCPVSPPQPRAGGETIRWTEGLDSVVCPLISPEPVSIVGPSPCGQEAETEDGDREMFTGVGSAHRPSTNPSSSQMEQCHVLRPGRELGREKGNIKTSYSTTVNLQIGGSGKRATFSRAQVSLTQMFLPAAGQSIRKVNGSSGTSRTT